The Nycticebus coucang isolate mNycCou1 chromosome 2, mNycCou1.pri, whole genome shotgun sequence genome includes a window with the following:
- the LOC128594797 gene encoding cocaine esterase-like isoform X1: MRPDQIRAQLSAVACGLLLLFGVQGQDPASPIRTTHMGQVRGSLIHVKGTDVEVHTFLGIPFAKPPVGPLRFAPPEPPESWSGVRDGTSHPAMCPQDLTAMNEDFLTTFNMTMPSIPMSEDCLYLSIYTPAHSHEGSNLPVMVWIHGGALVMGMASMYDGSMLAALENVVVVTIQYRLGVLGFFSTGDKHATGNWGFLDQVAALHWVQQNIAHFGGNPDRVTIFGESAGGTSVSLHVISPMSKGLFHGAIMESGVALLPSLMASSSDKVSMMVANLSACDQVDSEALVGCLRGKSEEEILAISKAFKIIPGVVDGSFLPKHPEELLASADFQPVPSIIGVNNDEYGWIIPKIMGIYEPWKETDREAWQEILQKTSQVLMLPPPEIGDLLLEEYMGDSGDAQTLQAQYQEMMADSMFVIPALRVAHSQRSHAPVYFYEFQHESSFLKDVKPPHVKADHGDEIFYIFRPIMGDNYIEITEEEELLSRKMMKYWANFARNGNPNGDGLPHWPVFDQEEQYLQLDIQPTVGRALKAHRLQFWTKTLPQKMQELMEAKEEHTEL, from the exons ATGCGGCCGGACCAAATTCGGGCACAGCTGAGCGCGGTGGCCTGTGGGCTCCTGCTTCTCTTTGGTGTTCAGG GTCAGGACCCTGCCAGCCCCATCCGAACCACACACATGGGGCAGGTGCGGGGGAGCCTCATCCACGTGAAGGGCACTGACGTGGAGGTCCACACTTTCCTGGGAATCCCCTTTGCCAAGCCACCTGTAGGGCCACTGCGGTTTGCACCTCCTGAACCCCCGGAGTCTTGGAGTGGCGTGAGAGATGGGACCTCCCACCCGGCCAT GTGTCCTCAGGATCTCACTGCAATGAATGAAGATTTTCTGACCACGTTCAATATGACCATGCCTTCCATCCCCATGTCCGAGGACTGTCTGTACCTCAGCATCTACACACCTGCCCATAGCCATGAGGGCTCTAACCTGCCT GTGATGGTATGGATCCATGGTGGTGCGCTTGTCATGGGCATGGCTTCCATGTATGATGGTTCCATGCTGGCAGCCTTGGAGAATGTGGTGGTGGTCACTATCCAGTACCGCCTGGGTGTCCTAGGCTTCTTCAG CACTGGAGACAAGCACGCAACTGGCAACTGGGGCTTCCTGGATCAGGTAGCTGCTCTACACTGGGTCCAACAGAATATCGCCCACTTTGGAGGCAATCCAGACCGTGTCACCATTTTTGGCGAGTCTGCAGGTGGCACAAGTGTGTCTTTGCATGTTATCTCCCCCATGTCCAAAGGACTCTTCCATGGTGCCATCATGGAGAGTGGTGTGGCCCTGCTGCCTAGTCTCATGGCCAGCTCATCTGATAAAGTCTCCATG ATGGTGGCCAACCTGTCTGCCTGTGACCAGGTTGATTCAGAGGCCCTGGTGGGCTGCCTGCGAGGCAAGAGTGAAGAGGAGATTCTGGCTATTAGCAAG GCCTTCAAGATCATCCCTGGCGTGGTAGATGGGTCCTTCTTGCCCAAGCATCCTGAGGAGCTGCTGGCCTCAGCTGACTTCCAGCCTGTCCCCAGCATCATCGGGGTCAACAATGATGAATATGGCTGGATCATCCCCAAG ATCATGGGCATCTATGAGCCCTGGAAGGAAACAGACAGAGAGGCCTGGCAAGAAATTCTGCAGAAAACGTCCCAAGTGTTG ATGTTGCCGCCTCCTGAGATTGGTGACCTGTTGTTGGAGGAGTACATGGGAGACAGTGGGGATGCCCAGACCCTCCAAGCCCAGTACCAGGAGATGATGGCAGACTCCATGTTCGTGATCCCTGCACTCCGAGTAGCACATTCTCAGC GTTCCCACGCCCCTGTCTACTTCTATGAGTTCCAGCATGAGTCCAGCTTCTTGAAGGACGTCAAGCCACCTCATGTGAAGGCAGACCATGGGGATgagattttctatattttcagaCCCATTATGGGGGACAACTACA TTGAAATCACTGAGGAGGAAGAGCTGCTCAGCAGGAAGATGATGAAGTACTGGGCCAACTTTGCTCGAAATGG GAACCCCAATGGCGATGGTCTGCCCCACTGGCCCGTGTTCGACCAGGAGGAGCAATACCTGCAGCTGGACATACAGCCCACAGTGGGCCGGGCTCTGaaggcccacaggctgcagttctGGACGAAGACCCTGCCCCAGAAGATGCAGGAGCTAATGGAGGCTAAGGAGGAGCACACAGAGCTGTAG
- the LOC128594797 gene encoding cocaine esterase-like isoform X4 encodes MRPDQIRAQLSAVACGLLLLFGVQGQDPASPIRTTHMGQVRGSLIHVKGTDVEVHTFLGIPFAKPPVGPLRFAPPEPPESWSGVRDGTSHPAMCPQDLTAMNEDFLTTFNMTMPSIPMSEDCLYLSIYTPAHSHEGSNLPVMVWIHGGALVMGMASMYDGSMLAALENVVVVTIQYRLGVLGFFSTGDKHATGNWGFLDQVAALHWVQQNIAHFGGNPDRVTIFGESAGGTSVSLHVISPMSKGLFHGAIMESGVALLPSLMASSSDKVSMMVANLSACDQVDSEALVGCLRGKSEEEILAISKAFKIIPGVVDGSFLPKHPEELLASADFQPVPSIIGVNNDEYGWIIPKIMGIYEPWKETDREAWQEILQKTSQVLMLPPPEIGDLLLEEYMGDSGDAQTLQAQYQEMMADSMFVIPALRVAHSQLEITEEEELLSRKMMKYWANFARNGNPNGDGLPHWPVFDQEEQYLQLDIQPTVGRALKAHRLQFWTKTLPQKMQELMEAKEEHTEL; translated from the exons ATGCGGCCGGACCAAATTCGGGCACAGCTGAGCGCGGTGGCCTGTGGGCTCCTGCTTCTCTTTGGTGTTCAGG GTCAGGACCCTGCCAGCCCCATCCGAACCACACACATGGGGCAGGTGCGGGGGAGCCTCATCCACGTGAAGGGCACTGACGTGGAGGTCCACACTTTCCTGGGAATCCCCTTTGCCAAGCCACCTGTAGGGCCACTGCGGTTTGCACCTCCTGAACCCCCGGAGTCTTGGAGTGGCGTGAGAGATGGGACCTCCCACCCGGCCAT GTGTCCTCAGGATCTCACTGCAATGAATGAAGATTTTCTGACCACGTTCAATATGACCATGCCTTCCATCCCCATGTCCGAGGACTGTCTGTACCTCAGCATCTACACACCTGCCCATAGCCATGAGGGCTCTAACCTGCCT GTGATGGTATGGATCCATGGTGGTGCGCTTGTCATGGGCATGGCTTCCATGTATGATGGTTCCATGCTGGCAGCCTTGGAGAATGTGGTGGTGGTCACTATCCAGTACCGCCTGGGTGTCCTAGGCTTCTTCAG CACTGGAGACAAGCACGCAACTGGCAACTGGGGCTTCCTGGATCAGGTAGCTGCTCTACACTGGGTCCAACAGAATATCGCCCACTTTGGAGGCAATCCAGACCGTGTCACCATTTTTGGCGAGTCTGCAGGTGGCACAAGTGTGTCTTTGCATGTTATCTCCCCCATGTCCAAAGGACTCTTCCATGGTGCCATCATGGAGAGTGGTGTGGCCCTGCTGCCTAGTCTCATGGCCAGCTCATCTGATAAAGTCTCCATG ATGGTGGCCAACCTGTCTGCCTGTGACCAGGTTGATTCAGAGGCCCTGGTGGGCTGCCTGCGAGGCAAGAGTGAAGAGGAGATTCTGGCTATTAGCAAG GCCTTCAAGATCATCCCTGGCGTGGTAGATGGGTCCTTCTTGCCCAAGCATCCTGAGGAGCTGCTGGCCTCAGCTGACTTCCAGCCTGTCCCCAGCATCATCGGGGTCAACAATGATGAATATGGCTGGATCATCCCCAAG ATCATGGGCATCTATGAGCCCTGGAAGGAAACAGACAGAGAGGCCTGGCAAGAAATTCTGCAGAAAACGTCCCAAGTGTTG ATGTTGCCGCCTCCTGAGATTGGTGACCTGTTGTTGGAGGAGTACATGGGAGACAGTGGGGATGCCCAGACCCTCCAAGCCCAGTACCAGGAGATGATGGCAGACTCCATGTTCGTGATCCCTGCACTCCGAGTAGCACATTCTCAGC TTGAAATCACTGAGGAGGAAGAGCTGCTCAGCAGGAAGATGATGAAGTACTGGGCCAACTTTGCTCGAAATGG GAACCCCAATGGCGATGGTCTGCCCCACTGGCCCGTGTTCGACCAGGAGGAGCAATACCTGCAGCTGGACATACAGCCCACAGTGGGCCGGGCTCTGaaggcccacaggctgcagttctGGACGAAGACCCTGCCCCAGAAGATGCAGGAGCTAATGGAGGCTAAGGAGGAGCACACAGAGCTGTAG
- the LOC128594797 gene encoding cocaine esterase-like isoform X2, whose product MVVWPVVPAPQEGQDPASPIRTTHMGQVRGSLIHVKGTDVEVHTFLGIPFAKPPVGPLRFAPPEPPESWSGVRDGTSHPAMCPQDLTAMNEDFLTTFNMTMPSIPMSEDCLYLSIYTPAHSHEGSNLPVMVWIHGGALVMGMASMYDGSMLAALENVVVVTIQYRLGVLGFFSTGDKHATGNWGFLDQVAALHWVQQNIAHFGGNPDRVTIFGESAGGTSVSLHVISPMSKGLFHGAIMESGVALLPSLMASSSDKVSMMVANLSACDQVDSEALVGCLRGKSEEEILAISKAFKIIPGVVDGSFLPKHPEELLASADFQPVPSIIGVNNDEYGWIIPKIMGIYEPWKETDREAWQEILQKTSQVLMLPPPEIGDLLLEEYMGDSGDAQTLQAQYQEMMADSMFVIPALRVAHSQRSHAPVYFYEFQHESSFLKDVKPPHVKADHGDEIFYIFRPIMGDNYIEITEEEELLSRKMMKYWANFARNGNPNGDGLPHWPVFDQEEQYLQLDIQPTVGRALKAHRLQFWTKTLPQKMQELMEAKEEHTEL is encoded by the exons aTGGTGGTgtggcctgtggtcccagctcctcaggagg GTCAGGACCCTGCCAGCCCCATCCGAACCACACACATGGGGCAGGTGCGGGGGAGCCTCATCCACGTGAAGGGCACTGACGTGGAGGTCCACACTTTCCTGGGAATCCCCTTTGCCAAGCCACCTGTAGGGCCACTGCGGTTTGCACCTCCTGAACCCCCGGAGTCTTGGAGTGGCGTGAGAGATGGGACCTCCCACCCGGCCAT GTGTCCTCAGGATCTCACTGCAATGAATGAAGATTTTCTGACCACGTTCAATATGACCATGCCTTCCATCCCCATGTCCGAGGACTGTCTGTACCTCAGCATCTACACACCTGCCCATAGCCATGAGGGCTCTAACCTGCCT GTGATGGTATGGATCCATGGTGGTGCGCTTGTCATGGGCATGGCTTCCATGTATGATGGTTCCATGCTGGCAGCCTTGGAGAATGTGGTGGTGGTCACTATCCAGTACCGCCTGGGTGTCCTAGGCTTCTTCAG CACTGGAGACAAGCACGCAACTGGCAACTGGGGCTTCCTGGATCAGGTAGCTGCTCTACACTGGGTCCAACAGAATATCGCCCACTTTGGAGGCAATCCAGACCGTGTCACCATTTTTGGCGAGTCTGCAGGTGGCACAAGTGTGTCTTTGCATGTTATCTCCCCCATGTCCAAAGGACTCTTCCATGGTGCCATCATGGAGAGTGGTGTGGCCCTGCTGCCTAGTCTCATGGCCAGCTCATCTGATAAAGTCTCCATG ATGGTGGCCAACCTGTCTGCCTGTGACCAGGTTGATTCAGAGGCCCTGGTGGGCTGCCTGCGAGGCAAGAGTGAAGAGGAGATTCTGGCTATTAGCAAG GCCTTCAAGATCATCCCTGGCGTGGTAGATGGGTCCTTCTTGCCCAAGCATCCTGAGGAGCTGCTGGCCTCAGCTGACTTCCAGCCTGTCCCCAGCATCATCGGGGTCAACAATGATGAATATGGCTGGATCATCCCCAAG ATCATGGGCATCTATGAGCCCTGGAAGGAAACAGACAGAGAGGCCTGGCAAGAAATTCTGCAGAAAACGTCCCAAGTGTTG ATGTTGCCGCCTCCTGAGATTGGTGACCTGTTGTTGGAGGAGTACATGGGAGACAGTGGGGATGCCCAGACCCTCCAAGCCCAGTACCAGGAGATGATGGCAGACTCCATGTTCGTGATCCCTGCACTCCGAGTAGCACATTCTCAGC GTTCCCACGCCCCTGTCTACTTCTATGAGTTCCAGCATGAGTCCAGCTTCTTGAAGGACGTCAAGCCACCTCATGTGAAGGCAGACCATGGGGATgagattttctatattttcagaCCCATTATGGGGGACAACTACA TTGAAATCACTGAGGAGGAAGAGCTGCTCAGCAGGAAGATGATGAAGTACTGGGCCAACTTTGCTCGAAATGG GAACCCCAATGGCGATGGTCTGCCCCACTGGCCCGTGTTCGACCAGGAGGAGCAATACCTGCAGCTGGACATACAGCCCACAGTGGGCCGGGCTCTGaaggcccacaggctgcagttctGGACGAAGACCCTGCCCCAGAAGATGCAGGAGCTAATGGAGGCTAAGGAGGAGCACACAGAGCTGTAG
- the LOC128594797 gene encoding cocaine esterase-like isoform X3: MGQVRGSLIHVKGTDVEVHTFLGIPFAKPPVGPLRFAPPEPPESWSGVRDGTSHPAMCPQDLTAMNEDFLTTFNMTMPSIPMSEDCLYLSIYTPAHSHEGSNLPVMVWIHGGALVMGMASMYDGSMLAALENVVVVTIQYRLGVLGFFSTGDKHATGNWGFLDQVAALHWVQQNIAHFGGNPDRVTIFGESAGGTSVSLHVISPMSKGLFHGAIMESGVALLPSLMASSSDKVSMMVANLSACDQVDSEALVGCLRGKSEEEILAISKAFKIIPGVVDGSFLPKHPEELLASADFQPVPSIIGVNNDEYGWIIPKIMGIYEPWKETDREAWQEILQKTSQVLMLPPPEIGDLLLEEYMGDSGDAQTLQAQYQEMMADSMFVIPALRVAHSQRSHAPVYFYEFQHESSFLKDVKPPHVKADHGDEIFYIFRPIMGDNYIEITEEEELLSRKMMKYWANFARNGNPNGDGLPHWPVFDQEEQYLQLDIQPTVGRALKAHRLQFWTKTLPQKMQELMEAKEEHTEL; this comes from the exons ATGGGGCAGGTGCGGGGGAGCCTCATCCACGTGAAGGGCACTGACGTGGAGGTCCACACTTTCCTGGGAATCCCCTTTGCCAAGCCACCTGTAGGGCCACTGCGGTTTGCACCTCCTGAACCCCCGGAGTCTTGGAGTGGCGTGAGAGATGGGACCTCCCACCCGGCCAT GTGTCCTCAGGATCTCACTGCAATGAATGAAGATTTTCTGACCACGTTCAATATGACCATGCCTTCCATCCCCATGTCCGAGGACTGTCTGTACCTCAGCATCTACACACCTGCCCATAGCCATGAGGGCTCTAACCTGCCT GTGATGGTATGGATCCATGGTGGTGCGCTTGTCATGGGCATGGCTTCCATGTATGATGGTTCCATGCTGGCAGCCTTGGAGAATGTGGTGGTGGTCACTATCCAGTACCGCCTGGGTGTCCTAGGCTTCTTCAG CACTGGAGACAAGCACGCAACTGGCAACTGGGGCTTCCTGGATCAGGTAGCTGCTCTACACTGGGTCCAACAGAATATCGCCCACTTTGGAGGCAATCCAGACCGTGTCACCATTTTTGGCGAGTCTGCAGGTGGCACAAGTGTGTCTTTGCATGTTATCTCCCCCATGTCCAAAGGACTCTTCCATGGTGCCATCATGGAGAGTGGTGTGGCCCTGCTGCCTAGTCTCATGGCCAGCTCATCTGATAAAGTCTCCATG ATGGTGGCCAACCTGTCTGCCTGTGACCAGGTTGATTCAGAGGCCCTGGTGGGCTGCCTGCGAGGCAAGAGTGAAGAGGAGATTCTGGCTATTAGCAAG GCCTTCAAGATCATCCCTGGCGTGGTAGATGGGTCCTTCTTGCCCAAGCATCCTGAGGAGCTGCTGGCCTCAGCTGACTTCCAGCCTGTCCCCAGCATCATCGGGGTCAACAATGATGAATATGGCTGGATCATCCCCAAG ATCATGGGCATCTATGAGCCCTGGAAGGAAACAGACAGAGAGGCCTGGCAAGAAATTCTGCAGAAAACGTCCCAAGTGTTG ATGTTGCCGCCTCCTGAGATTGGTGACCTGTTGTTGGAGGAGTACATGGGAGACAGTGGGGATGCCCAGACCCTCCAAGCCCAGTACCAGGAGATGATGGCAGACTCCATGTTCGTGATCCCTGCACTCCGAGTAGCACATTCTCAGC GTTCCCACGCCCCTGTCTACTTCTATGAGTTCCAGCATGAGTCCAGCTTCTTGAAGGACGTCAAGCCACCTCATGTGAAGGCAGACCATGGGGATgagattttctatattttcagaCCCATTATGGGGGACAACTACA TTGAAATCACTGAGGAGGAAGAGCTGCTCAGCAGGAAGATGATGAAGTACTGGGCCAACTTTGCTCGAAATGG GAACCCCAATGGCGATGGTCTGCCCCACTGGCCCGTGTTCGACCAGGAGGAGCAATACCTGCAGCTGGACATACAGCCCACAGTGGGCCGGGCTCTGaaggcccacaggctgcagttctGGACGAAGACCCTGCCCCAGAAGATGCAGGAGCTAATGGAGGCTAAGGAGGAGCACACAGAGCTGTAG